In Chthoniobacterales bacterium, a single window of DNA contains:
- the metG gene encoding methionine--tRNA ligase, whose translation MWFHWKFTVKPFFITTAIDYTNSSPHIGHAYEKVMADTLARYQRLRERDVFFLTGVDQHGQKVQQASQRAGVPPEQFVVELAARFLAVWKKLDISYDAWADTTAKSHKAVVQALLQRLFDEDQLYKATQRGFYSVRQEQFLTEKERGPDGQFGEEWGEVVELEEENYYFCLAKHRDWLLAYIDSHPQFITPEFRRVELRNAVEKLSGDLCISRPKARLAWGIEFPFDPNFVTYVWFDALVNYISFAPGFDAQHPADSAEFAALWPALHVIGKDIMVPAHGVYWPIMLHSLGFSDDQIPPLLVHGWWNISGAKMSKSLGNVVDPSALVDKYGAAAVRYYLVADIVTGKDADFSEERLVQRYNVDLANSVGNLLNRTLNMARKYREGRLVRSLEGGLADRARASAEAYSPLMDTFEISAAIEKALSLATEANQYVEQTKPWALAKEGQDAALDAVLYHLAESLRIIAILLSPVLPSAAAGIFAQLNWSGPMSLDEAAWGRLPDGHQLGAPVPLFPRIEAAAA comes from the coding sequence GTGTGGTTCCATTGGAAGTTCACCGTGAAGCCGTTTTTCATCACCACCGCCATCGATTACACCAACAGCTCGCCACACATCGGGCACGCCTACGAAAAGGTGATGGCAGATACGTTGGCCCGCTATCAGCGTTTGCGCGAACGCGACGTGTTTTTCCTCACCGGGGTCGATCAGCACGGACAAAAGGTTCAGCAGGCTTCCCAGCGCGCTGGCGTGCCGCCCGAGCAGTTCGTGGTCGAACTCGCCGCACGGTTCCTAGCCGTCTGGAAGAAGCTCGATATCTCCTACGACGCTTGGGCGGACACCACCGCAAAGTCTCACAAGGCCGTCGTGCAGGCCCTCCTCCAACGCCTGTTCGACGAAGACCAGCTTTATAAGGCCACCCAACGCGGCTTCTATAGTGTGCGGCAGGAGCAGTTTCTTACCGAAAAGGAACGCGGCCCAGATGGACAGTTCGGCGAGGAATGGGGCGAAGTCGTGGAACTCGAAGAGGAAAATTACTATTTCTGCCTCGCCAAGCATCGCGACTGGTTGCTCGCCTACATCGACAGTCATCCACAGTTCATCACGCCAGAATTCCGTCGCGTCGAACTGCGCAACGCCGTGGAAAAACTCTCGGGCGACCTCTGCATCTCGCGTCCCAAGGCCCGCTTGGCCTGGGGCATCGAGTTTCCGTTCGACCCGAATTTTGTGACCTACGTCTGGTTCGACGCGCTGGTGAACTACATCAGCTTCGCACCCGGCTTCGACGCTCAACATCCCGCCGACTCCGCGGAGTTCGCCGCCCTCTGGCCCGCTCTCCACGTCATCGGAAAGGATATCATGGTCCCTGCGCACGGAGTTTATTGGCCCATCATGCTCCATAGCCTCGGCTTCTCCGACGACCAGATCCCGCCGCTTCTCGTGCATGGCTGGTGGAACATCTCCGGCGCAAAGATGAGCAAGAGTCTCGGCAACGTCGTGGACCCTTCCGCCCTTGTCGACAAATACGGCGCCGCCGCCGTGCGCTATTACCTTGTCGCCGACATCGTCACGGGCAAGGACGCCGATTTCAGCGAAGAACGCCTCGTCCAGCGCTACAACGTCGACCTCGCCAACAGCGTCGGCAACCTGCTGAACCGCACGCTGAACATGGCGCGCAAGTATCGCGAAGGGCGATTGGTGCGGAGCCTCGAAGGTGGCCTCGCGGACCGCGCCCGGGCATCGGCGGAGGCTTACTCGCCGCTCATGGACACTTTCGAGATCAGCGCCGCCATCGAGAAGGCGCTGAGCCTCGCGACAGAAGCGAATCAATACGTGGAACAGACAAAGCCGTGGGCGCTTGCGAAAGAGGGCCAGGACGCCGCGCTCGATGCGGTGCTCTACCACCTCGCGGAGTCGCTGCGCATCATCGCCATCCTTCTCTCGCCCGTGCTGCCCTCTGCGGCTGCCGGCATCTTCGCGCAGTTGAACTGGAGCGGCCCCATGTCCCTCGACGAGGCGGCCTGGGGTCGGTTGCCGGATGGTCATCAGCTAGGCGCGCCCGTGCCGCTGTTTCCGCGCATCGAAGCCGCCGCTGCCTGA
- a CDS encoding tetratricopeptide repeat protein, with amino-acid sequence MSDVPPEIETLFDDASGDIAVGDLDAAIEKYQRCVAAVPDFFDGWHALGMALMKTGRHVEAIEAGLRATELSPNDQLAWSSLSMFYVRNHQIKEAEAAGVKARILGWGGKIAKE; translated from the coding sequence ATGAGCGACGTTCCGCCCGAGATCGAGACGTTGTTCGACGATGCGAGCGGCGACATTGCCGTGGGCGACCTCGACGCCGCGATCGAGAAATACCAGCGCTGCGTCGCCGCCGTGCCGGATTTCTTCGACGGCTGGCACGCCCTCGGCATGGCCCTCATGAAGACAGGTCGCCACGTCGAGGCGATCGAGGCCGGCCTTCGCGCCACCGAGCTCAGCCCGAACGACCAGCTCGCGTGGTCCAGCCTTTCGATGTTTTACGTGCGCAACCACCAGATCAAGGAAGCCGAGGCCGCCGGCGTCAAGGCCCGCATCCTCGGCTGGGGCGGCAAGATTGCGAAAGAGTAG
- a CDS encoding SurA N-terminal domain-containing protein — MFTLMRTHQRKLWLAVTVLLIVSFISFYSVTDRQHHMGNGAIARVYGKDLTTADFQREARKFQLTLALGLTDYASALGATGSEESYADFVINKMIIDHEGRALGIQPGDAEVKNAIVALPVFQTGGQFDPQKYRQLVTTSLAPQGFTELEIQELVRSSLILKRIKQTLDAVPAVTEAEVAHIARVFQPVTGLAITFDRATFAAQAKPTEEQIADAFKAGESRFVKPELRTVRYVTFPLPADSQKLEGKARIEAQQKVADASDTFATKAASEGFDKAAREAGLKVETTLPFDSRGQISGLEGLASLGNMSVMGPVAALAPVSFTLTKESPVTGVVQSGDQFLVADLAEVTPSRPMTLEEARPEIVTELTDAAAGTALAKAATDALAKLRAAAKDGQPIAAAAAAAGLKTQPFTNLVLADEAAPADQRRFAEAALVVNENEVSGFRSEPTGGYAVWLEKRGPSDEKTTAAKRAELDAGILAQRQNVLWAEWIRSAQKQAGAPFFTPREG; from the coding sequence ATGTTTACCTTGATGCGCACCCACCAGCGCAAGCTCTGGCTGGCGGTTACCGTCCTTCTGATCGTCTCCTTCATCTCGTTCTACAGCGTGACGGATCGCCAGCACCACATGGGCAACGGCGCCATCGCCCGCGTCTACGGAAAGGATCTCACCACCGCGGATTTCCAGCGCGAGGCCCGCAAGTTCCAGCTCACCCTCGCCCTGGGCCTGACCGACTACGCCAGCGCCCTTGGCGCCACCGGCAGCGAGGAAAGCTACGCCGACTTCGTCATCAACAAGATGATCATCGACCACGAAGGCCGCGCGCTCGGGATTCAGCCCGGTGACGCGGAAGTGAAGAACGCCATCGTCGCACTCCCCGTTTTCCAGACCGGCGGCCAGTTCGATCCGCAGAAATATCGCCAGCTCGTCACCACGTCGCTCGCACCGCAGGGCTTCACCGAGCTCGAGATTCAGGAACTCGTGCGCAGCTCGCTCATCCTCAAGCGCATCAAGCAGACCCTCGACGCCGTCCCGGCCGTCACCGAGGCGGAGGTCGCCCACATCGCCCGCGTGTTCCAGCCCGTCACCGGCCTCGCCATCACGTTCGACCGCGCAACCTTCGCCGCGCAAGCCAAGCCCACCGAGGAGCAGATCGCCGACGCCTTCAAGGCCGGCGAAAGCCGTTTCGTGAAGCCCGAACTCCGCACCGTGCGCTACGTGACCTTCCCGCTGCCGGCCGACTCGCAGAAACTCGAGGGCAAGGCCCGCATCGAGGCCCAGCAGAAAGTGGCCGACGCCTCCGACACCTTCGCCACGAAGGCCGCCAGCGAAGGTTTCGACAAGGCCGCCAGGGAGGCGGGCCTCAAGGTCGAGACCACGCTGCCCTTCGACTCCCGCGGGCAGATCTCCGGCCTCGAAGGCCTCGCCTCGCTCGGAAACATGTCGGTGATGGGTCCCGTCGCGGCTCTCGCCCCCGTTTCGTTCACCCTCACGAAGGAATCGCCCGTCACCGGTGTCGTGCAGAGCGGCGACCAGTTCCTCGTCGCCGATCTCGCCGAGGTTACGCCCTCGCGTCCGATGACGCTTGAAGAAGCCCGCCCCGAGATCGTCACCGAGCTTACCGACGCCGCCGCGGGAACCGCGCTTGCCAAGGCCGCCACCGACGCACTCGCCAAGCTACGCGCCGCCGCGAAGGATGGCCAGCCGATCGCCGCCGCTGCTGCGGCCGCCGGCCTGAAGACCCAGCCATTCACGAACCTCGTCCTCGCCGACGAAGCCGCCCCGGCCGACCAGCGCCGCTTTGCCGAGGCCGCCCTCGTCGTCAACGAAAACGAAGTTTCCGGATTCCGTTCCGAGCCCACCGGCGGCTATGCCGTCTGGCTCGAGAAGCGCGGACCCTCCGACGAAAAGACGACGGCGGCGAAGCGCGCCGAGCTCGACGCCGGCATTCTCGCCCAGCGCCAGAATGTGCTCTGGGCCGAATGGATCCGCTCCGCGCAGAAGCAGGCCGGCGCGCCGTTCTTCACGCCCCGCGAGGGCTAA